Proteins found in one Arthrobacter pascens genomic segment:
- a CDS encoding polyribonucleotide nucleotidyltransferase, with protein MEGPEIQFSEAVIDNGRFGKRVIRFETGRLAKQAAGAAMVYIDEDTALLSATTAGKHPREGFDFFPLTVDVEERMYAAGRIPGSFFRREGRPSTEAILACRLMDRPLRPAFVKGLRNEVQIVVTVLAINPDELYDVVAINASSMSTQLSGLPFSGPIGGVRVALVADEQGSQWVAFPKHSQLENSVFNMVVAGRIAGDDVAIMMVEAEATDNSWNLIKEQGATAPTEEVVSEGLEAAKPFIKALCDAQADLAARAAKPTVEFPVFLDYQDDVYAAVEAAAAEKLAAVFQIADKQERDVATDSLKDEVTSSLAGQFEGREKELSAAFRSVTKQVVRQRILKDQIRIDGRGLTDIRQLTAEVEVLPRVHGSAIFERGETQIMGVTTLNMLKMEQQIDSLSPVTRKRYMHNYNFPPYSTGETGRVGSPKRREIGHGALAERALVPVLPSREEFPYAIRQVSEALSSNGSTSMGSVCASTLSMLNAGVPLKAAVAGIAMGLVSDQVDGQTRYAALTDILGAEDAFGDMDFKVAGTSEFVTAIQLDTKLDGIPASVLAAALKQAREARLHILDVINSAIDTPDELSEFAPRVIAVKIPVDKIGEVIGPKGKMINQIQEDTGADISIEDDGTVYIGATNGPSADAARSAINAIANPQVPEIGERYLGTVVKTTTFGAFISLTPGKDGLLHISELRKLASGKRVDNVDDVVSVGQKIQVEITKIDDRGKLSLSPVVAEEEGAGEAEPVHASVAAEGAAEAE; from the coding sequence TTGGAGGGTCCCGAAATCCAGTTCTCAGAAGCAGTCATTGATAATGGCCGCTTCGGCAAGCGTGTAATCCGCTTCGAAACCGGCCGTCTTGCCAAGCAGGCAGCCGGCGCAGCCATGGTGTACATCGACGAAGACACCGCGCTGCTGTCCGCCACTACCGCAGGCAAGCACCCGCGCGAAGGCTTCGACTTCTTCCCGCTGACGGTTGATGTGGAAGAGCGCATGTACGCTGCCGGCCGCATCCCGGGCTCGTTCTTCCGCCGTGAAGGCCGCCCGTCCACCGAAGCGATCCTGGCCTGCCGCCTAATGGACCGTCCGCTGCGTCCCGCCTTCGTCAAGGGCCTGCGCAACGAGGTCCAGATTGTGGTGACCGTTTTGGCCATCAACCCCGACGAGCTCTACGACGTGGTGGCCATCAACGCCTCCTCCATGTCCACGCAGCTCTCCGGACTTCCGTTCTCCGGCCCCATCGGCGGCGTCCGCGTTGCCCTCGTGGCTGACGAGCAGGGTTCGCAGTGGGTCGCTTTCCCGAAGCACTCACAGCTGGAGAACTCTGTCTTCAACATGGTGGTTGCCGGCCGCATCGCGGGCGACGACGTTGCCATCATGATGGTTGAAGCCGAAGCAACGGACAACTCCTGGAACCTCATCAAGGAACAGGGCGCCACCGCCCCCACGGAAGAGGTTGTCTCCGAGGGCCTCGAGGCTGCCAAGCCGTTCATCAAGGCGCTTTGCGACGCCCAGGCCGACCTCGCCGCCCGCGCTGCAAAGCCCACCGTTGAGTTCCCGGTCTTCCTGGACTACCAGGATGACGTGTACGCCGCTGTGGAGGCCGCTGCCGCTGAGAAGCTGGCGGCCGTCTTCCAGATCGCCGACAAGCAGGAACGCGACGTTGCAACGGATTCGTTGAAGGACGAAGTCACTTCCTCACTCGCCGGCCAGTTCGAAGGCCGCGAGAAGGAGCTCTCTGCAGCGTTCCGCTCGGTCACCAAGCAGGTTGTGCGCCAGCGCATCCTCAAGGACCAGATCCGCATCGACGGCCGAGGCCTGACGGACATCCGCCAGCTCACCGCCGAGGTTGAGGTTCTGCCCCGCGTGCACGGTTCCGCGATCTTCGAGCGCGGCGAGACCCAGATCATGGGTGTGACCACGCTGAACATGCTCAAGATGGAACAGCAGATCGACTCGCTGTCTCCCGTGACGCGCAAGCGCTACATGCACAACTACAACTTCCCGCCGTACTCCACCGGTGAGACCGGCCGCGTCGGTTCCCCGAAGCGCCGCGAAATCGGCCACGGTGCCCTGGCTGAGCGTGCGCTCGTGCCGGTGCTGCCGTCCCGGGAAGAGTTCCCGTACGCCATCCGCCAGGTGTCCGAGGCCCTCAGCTCCAACGGTTCGACGTCGATGGGTTCGGTCTGCGCCTCCACGCTGTCCATGCTCAACGCAGGTGTGCCCCTGAAGGCCGCCGTTGCCGGTATCGCCATGGGCCTGGTTTCCGACCAGGTTGACGGCCAGACCCGCTACGCTGCCCTGACGGACATCCTCGGTGCCGAAGACGCGTTCGGCGACATGGACTTCAAGGTTGCCGGTACGTCCGAGTTCGTCACGGCCATCCAGCTGGACACCAAGCTCGACGGCATCCCGGCTTCCGTGCTGGCAGCAGCGCTGAAGCAGGCCCGCGAAGCCCGCCTGCACATCCTGGATGTCATCAACTCCGCGATCGATACCCCGGATGAGCTCTCCGAGTTCGCGCCGCGCGTCATCGCGGTCAAGATCCCGGTTGACAAGATCGGCGAGGTCATTGGGCCCAAGGGCAAGATGATCAACCAGATCCAGGAAGACACCGGCGCGGACATCTCCATCGAGGACGACGGCACGGTCTACATTGGCGCCACCAACGGTCCGTCTGCAGACGCAGCACGCTCCGCCATCAACGCCATCGCCAACCCGCAGGTTCCGGAAATCGGCGAGCGCTACCTGGGCACGGTCGTCAAGACCACCACCTTCGGCGCCTTCATTTCCCTCACCCCGGGCAAGGACGGCCTGCTGCACATCTCCGAGCTGCGCAAGCTTGCCAGCGGCAAGCGCGTGGACAACGTTGATGACGTGGTCTCCGTGGGTCAGAAGATCCAGGTCGAAATCACCAAGATCGATGACCGCGGAAAGCTGTCGCTGTCCCCCGTAGTGGCTGAAGAGGAAGGCGCCGGCGAAGCCGAGCCCGTTCACGCTTCCGTCGCGGCAGAGGGCGCTGCAGAAGCGGAGTAG
- the rpsO gene encoding 30S ribosomal protein S15, with product MALDAAVKQTIIKDFATSEADTGSPEVQVAVLTQRIKDLTEHMKVHKHDYHTQRGLLAMVGRRKRMLTYLKNTDIARYRALIERLGLRR from the coding sequence GTGGCACTTGACGCCGCTGTAAAGCAGACCATCATCAAGGATTTTGCAACGTCCGAGGCCGACACCGGTTCGCCGGAGGTCCAGGTTGCAGTCCTGACCCAGCGGATCAAGGATCTGACTGAGCACATGAAGGTGCACAAGCACGATTACCACACCCAGCGCGGTCTGCTGGCCATGGTTGGTCGTCGCAAGCGCATGCTCACCTACCTCAAGAACACTGACATCGCCCGCTACCGTGCGCTCATCGAGCGCCTCGGCCTGCGCCGCTAG
- a CDS encoding glycosyltransferase, with the protein METRPDRRARISDEISPLLPVDRDAEVAVVAEYFAGDAARQSAEAIEAVISSTDLIVCDELDFGAMAAGARAGVPVVIVSVIASGSLVRADRVSDALERLRLELGLSEPIRYQGDLFVVPFTPTMRAPDFPAPDHAVWMRPDRGLKPDPNGSIVATLGTEFNTESGDLFDRILDALAEVDAPCVVAVGRDLDPARFGPQPSHVRVEQYVDLDALVPRASVVLHHGGSGLFMRSVLGGAPQILFPMGADQPFTADRVQHLGVGCVLDSQTADSTVIRERVAALRDDAKMRDRVTALRTETLALPDPAAVVRKVEALVTSAR; encoded by the coding sequence ATGGAAACTCGGCCGGATCGTCGAGCCCGTATCAGCGATGAGATCTCTCCTTTGCTACCCGTGGATCGGGATGCTGAGGTGGCTGTTGTGGCTGAGTACTTCGCAGGCGATGCTGCGCGCCAGTCGGCTGAAGCGATCGAGGCGGTGATTTCGAGCACGGATTTGATTGTGTGCGATGAGCTGGACTTCGGGGCGATGGCCGCAGGTGCACGCGCGGGCGTTCCGGTCGTTATTGTATCTGTGATCGCATCGGGATCACTAGTGCGCGCGGATCGCGTCAGTGATGCGCTTGAGCGATTGCGCCTAGAACTTGGATTGTCAGAGCCCATTAGATACCAGGGCGACCTCTTTGTTGTTCCGTTCACACCGACCATGAGAGCTCCGGACTTTCCGGCCCCGGATCACGCAGTGTGGATGCGGCCTGATCGCGGGCTCAAGCCCGACCCGAACGGGTCGATCGTGGCAACCCTCGGAACCGAGTTCAATACCGAATCGGGCGATCTATTTGATCGGATTCTCGACGCACTCGCCGAAGTGGATGCTCCGTGCGTGGTAGCAGTTGGACGCGATCTCGATCCCGCCCGATTCGGGCCCCAACCATCGCATGTGCGTGTGGAGCAGTATGTCGACCTTGATGCCCTCGTCCCACGTGCCAGCGTCGTTCTGCATCACGGGGGTAGCGGGCTCTTCATGAGATCCGTCCTGGGTGGGGCCCCCCAGATCCTCTTTCCCATGGGAGCTGACCAGCCGTTCACCGCTGATCGTGTCCAGCACCTCGGTGTGGGATGTGTGCTCGACTCGCAGACTGCGGACTCGACCGTGATCAGGGAGCGAGTAGCGGCCTTGCGGGATGACGCGAAGATGCGTGACCGCGTCACAGCCCTACGAACAGAAACGCTCGCTCTTCCGGACCCGGCGGCTGTAGTCCGCAAGGTGGAGGCCCTCGTCACTAGCGCGCGCTAA
- the kynU gene encoding kynureninase: protein MQDPDGVALLERAAHLDAQDPLASYRDLFVGTDAELSYLDGNSLGRPLRRTITDIGNFIQDSWGSRLIRGWDEEWLDLPQTIGDQLGRAVLGAAPGQTIIADSTTVVLYKLIRAALAGVDDPARTEIVLDTDNFPTDRYVVEGIASEQGLKLRWIEADPASGVTTEQVRQTTGPGTAVVLLSQVAYRSGFLADLPAITEAAHSAGALVVWDLCHSAGSVELDLDGANVDFAAGCTYKYLNGGPGSPAFAYINSRHLPTLRQPVWGWMGRKDAFEMARGYEPAPGIRGFLSGTPAIFGMLAMRGTLDLIEDAGMAAIREKSLKLTAYAVELFEEWLEPHGVHLASPRDPERRGSHITLDHPAFRDATAALWEQDVIPDFRAPQGLRIGLAPLTTSYGEVFRGMAAIREQLRP from the coding sequence ATGCAAGATCCCGACGGCGTTGCGCTCCTCGAGCGGGCAGCACACCTCGATGCCCAAGACCCCCTGGCAAGCTACCGGGACCTCTTCGTCGGAACGGATGCTGAGTTGTCCTACCTCGACGGCAACTCCCTGGGACGTCCGCTCCGGCGCACCATCACCGACATCGGCAATTTCATCCAGGACAGCTGGGGCAGCCGACTCATCCGCGGCTGGGATGAAGAATGGCTGGACCTGCCGCAGACCATCGGCGACCAGTTGGGCAGGGCCGTGCTGGGCGCAGCCCCGGGGCAGACCATCATCGCCGATTCCACCACTGTGGTCCTCTACAAGCTCATCCGTGCGGCGCTGGCCGGCGTGGACGACCCCGCCCGGACGGAAATTGTCCTGGACACGGACAACTTCCCAACGGACCGCTATGTTGTGGAGGGCATCGCCAGCGAGCAAGGCCTCAAGCTGCGGTGGATCGAAGCCGATCCGGCGTCCGGCGTGACTACCGAACAGGTGAGGCAGACAACCGGACCGGGCACCGCCGTCGTACTTTTAAGCCAGGTGGCCTACCGTTCAGGGTTCCTGGCCGATCTTCCGGCCATCACGGAGGCCGCGCACAGCGCCGGAGCCCTGGTGGTGTGGGACCTTTGCCATTCCGCCGGGTCCGTGGAGCTGGACCTGGACGGCGCGAATGTGGATTTCGCCGCCGGCTGCACTTACAAGTACCTCAACGGCGGGCCGGGCTCGCCGGCGTTCGCCTACATCAACAGCCGCCACCTGCCCACACTCCGGCAGCCGGTCTGGGGCTGGATGGGACGCAAGGATGCCTTTGAGATGGCTCGGGGCTACGAGCCGGCGCCCGGCATCCGGGGGTTCCTGAGCGGCACCCCGGCCATCTTCGGGATGCTGGCCATGCGCGGTACCTTGGACCTCATCGAAGACGCCGGGATGGCAGCGATCCGGGAGAAGTCGCTGAAACTCACCGCTTACGCAGTGGAACTGTTCGAAGAATGGCTCGAACCGCACGGTGTGCACTTGGCATCGCCGCGTGATCCGGAGCGGCGGGGGAGCCACATCACCCTGGACCATCCGGCCTTCCGCGACGCGACAGCGGCGCTGTGGGAGCAGGACGTCATCCCGGATTTCCGCGCACCGCAGGGCCTCCGGATTGGACTGGCGCCGCTTACCACCAGCTATGGGGAAGTCTTCCGCGGGATGGCCGCCATCAGGGAACAACTGCGGCCATAG
- the kynA gene encoding tryptophan 2,3-dioxygenase yields the protein MSVEKNTRKLDKGIVRDFSSRMSYASYLQLPTLLSAQQPVSRPEHHDELLFIIQHQTTELWLKLVLHELRSAAAWFRADDLGSALKGVARVKHIQKTLTEQWSVLATLTPTEYSQFRGFLGNASGFQSSQYRAVEFVLGNKNRRMLPVFESDPEAHSMLEEVLNAPSIYDEFLAYLARQGYDVPTSVLERDVTRAHEFCPELVPLFKHIYENAADNWAAYEACEELVDLEDNFQLWRFRHLRTVQRTIGMKSGTGGSSGAAFLQKALELTFFPELFAVRTEIGQ from the coding sequence GTGTCCGTTGAGAAGAACACTCGAAAACTGGACAAGGGCATCGTCCGTGACTTCAGTTCCCGGATGAGCTACGCGTCCTACCTGCAGCTGCCCACCCTCCTCAGTGCCCAGCAGCCGGTCAGCCGGCCTGAGCACCACGACGAGCTGCTGTTCATCATCCAGCACCAGACCACTGAGCTGTGGCTCAAACTGGTGCTGCACGAACTTCGAAGCGCGGCGGCCTGGTTCCGCGCAGACGACCTCGGTTCGGCGCTCAAGGGCGTCGCCCGCGTTAAGCACATCCAAAAAACGCTCACGGAGCAGTGGTCCGTCCTCGCCACCCTGACGCCCACCGAATACTCGCAGTTCCGCGGCTTCCTGGGCAATGCGTCGGGCTTCCAGTCCAGCCAATACCGCGCGGTGGAGTTTGTCCTAGGGAACAAGAACCGCAGAATGCTTCCAGTCTTCGAATCGGACCCGGAAGCACATTCCATGCTGGAGGAGGTGCTCAATGCCCCCAGCATCTACGACGAATTCCTCGCTTACCTGGCCAGGCAGGGCTATGACGTGCCGACGTCCGTCCTGGAACGGGACGTCACCCGGGCCCACGAATTCTGCCCGGAACTGGTGCCGCTGTTCAAGCACATCTATGAAAATGCGGCGGACAACTGGGCCGCCTACGAAGCCTGCGAGGAACTTGTTGACCTCGAAGACAACTTCCAGCTATGGCGGTTCAGGCACCTGCGCACGGTGCAGCGCACCATCGGCATGAAATCGGGTACCGGAGGTTCCAGCGGCGCCGCATTCCTGCAGAAGGCCCTGGAACTGACGTTCTTTCCTGAACTCTTCGCGGTCCGGACGGAGATCGGCCAGTGA
- a CDS encoding bifunctional riboflavin kinase/FAD synthetase: MVYIWNDPSEVPADFGPSVVTFGNFDGVHRGHQQVLSQLIRSARRNGTKAVAVTFDPHPALIHRPESAPELIMGLQDKLDALGELGLDAILVLKYSLNLASLTAEEFVGQILVDSLHASHVVIGHDARFGRGNSGDLETMKQLGEKFAFDVQVISEFGSEGYPLHDDDGENRRCSSTWVREALKEGDVATAAAVLGRPHRMRGEVVHGAARGRALGFPTANLASNASGLIPADGIYAGWLVDQAGTRWPAAISVGSNPTFDGVSRQVEAHVIDRPHEDVEDFDLYGQTVVVEFVARLRGMVAYRGPEALVDQMRLDVVQAHDLLVRR, encoded by the coding sequence ATGGTCTACATCTGGAACGATCCGTCCGAGGTCCCGGCGGACTTCGGTCCATCAGTTGTCACTTTCGGCAACTTCGACGGCGTCCATCGTGGCCATCAGCAGGTGCTGTCCCAGCTCATCCGCTCCGCCCGCCGCAACGGGACTAAGGCGGTGGCAGTGACGTTTGATCCGCACCCTGCCCTGATCCACCGCCCGGAGTCCGCGCCCGAGCTGATCATGGGGCTGCAGGACAAGCTGGATGCACTGGGGGAGCTCGGCCTTGACGCCATCCTGGTCTTGAAATACTCGCTGAACCTCGCCAGCCTCACCGCCGAAGAGTTCGTAGGACAGATCCTGGTGGACAGCCTCCACGCCAGCCACGTGGTGATCGGCCACGATGCCCGGTTCGGCCGTGGCAATTCAGGCGACCTTGAAACCATGAAGCAGCTTGGCGAAAAGTTTGCTTTCGACGTCCAGGTCATCAGCGAGTTCGGCTCCGAGGGCTACCCCCTGCATGACGACGACGGCGAGAACCGCCGCTGCTCTTCCACCTGGGTGCGGGAGGCGCTGAAGGAGGGCGACGTCGCCACGGCCGCGGCCGTGCTGGGCCGCCCGCACCGGATGCGCGGGGAGGTGGTGCACGGCGCCGCCCGCGGCCGTGCGCTGGGGTTCCCCACGGCCAATCTCGCCAGCAACGCCAGCGGACTCATTCCGGCGGACGGAATCTACGCCGGCTGGCTCGTTGACCAGGCCGGCACCCGCTGGCCCGCCGCGATTTCTGTAGGTTCAAATCCCACATTCGACGGCGTCAGCCGGCAGGTCGAGGCCCATGTGATCGACCGCCCGCACGAAGACGTGGAGGACTTCGATCTCTACGGCCAAACAGTAGTTGTGGAATTCGTGGCGAGGCTCCGGGGCATGGTGGCGTACCGTGGGCCGGAGGCGCTTGTTGACCAGATGCGCCTGGACGTGGTCCAGGCGCATGATCTCCTGGTCCGGCGCTGA
- the truB gene encoding tRNA pseudouridine(55) synthase TruB: MLSGLVIVDKPQGWTSHDVVGRMRRLAGTRKVGHAGTLDPMATGVLVVGINKATRLLTYIVGTSKTYTATIRLGQSTITDDAEGDVITTASAAAIGDEAIHDGVAALTGQIQQVPSSVSAIKVNGERAYARVRSGEDVKLAARPVTIHRFEVHGIRREPGSAVVDIDVTVECSSGTYIRALARDLGDALGVGGHLTALRRTHVGPYSLDQARTLEQLAEELNVLEMSQAARALMPNRELTADETTEISFGRRIAAGAAAGSPQAATAEHPAAAFAPDGSLVALLADAGSFAKPVLVFAPSNATGQEA; the protein is encoded by the coding sequence GTGCTTTCTGGACTGGTGATAGTGGACAAACCGCAGGGATGGACCAGCCATGATGTGGTTGGTCGGATGCGGCGTCTCGCCGGTACCCGGAAAGTGGGGCATGCAGGGACCCTGGACCCCATGGCCACCGGAGTCCTGGTGGTCGGCATCAACAAGGCCACGCGCCTGCTCACCTACATCGTGGGCACCTCCAAAACCTATACGGCAACCATCCGGCTGGGCCAATCCACCATTACTGACGACGCCGAGGGCGACGTCATCACCACCGCCAGCGCTGCCGCCATCGGCGATGAAGCGATTCACGACGGCGTTGCGGCCCTCACAGGGCAGATCCAGCAGGTGCCCAGCAGCGTCAGTGCCATCAAGGTCAACGGCGAAAGGGCCTATGCGCGGGTCCGGTCGGGCGAGGATGTTAAACTCGCGGCGCGCCCGGTCACCATCCACCGGTTCGAAGTGCACGGCATCAGGCGGGAACCCGGCAGCGCGGTGGTGGATATCGACGTGACGGTGGAGTGTTCCTCCGGTACCTACATCCGCGCCCTCGCCCGGGACCTGGGCGATGCGCTGGGCGTCGGCGGGCACCTGACTGCCCTGCGCCGTACCCACGTCGGCCCCTATTCGCTGGACCAGGCACGGACGCTGGAGCAGCTGGCCGAGGAACTCAACGTCCTGGAAATGTCCCAGGCCGCCCGTGCGCTAATGCCCAACAGGGAACTTACCGCGGATGAAACCACGGAGATCTCTTTCGGCCGGCGGATTGCGGCCGGCGCAGCCGCCGGGAGTCCCCAGGCCGCAACGGCGGAGCATCCTGCAGCGGCTTTTGCTCCGGACGGGAGCCTGGTGGCCCTGCTGGCGGATGCCGGCAGCTTTGCCAAGCCCGTCCTGGTGTTCGCGCCCAGCAACGCCACAGGCCAGGAGGCCTAG
- a CDS encoding pyridoxal phosphate-dependent aminotransferase — MPQLSAHVRDVPVNQIREITEAAWRTPEAIVLSIGEPGFPLPRHVLEAGIACLERDETNYTPNAGIPALREAFAASFREHKGSVIGADRIYVVDGAQQGLHFAMSLLLSPGDEILIPNPGYPTFAMTSRLLNAVPVGYPLYPAQDFQPRIQDIEALITGRTRVLMLNSPSNPLGAVLGEDLTRDLVELARRHDLWIISDECYESFTYDVPHVSPARFDSDLPGEARVFTSLTLSKTYGLTGLRIGALVCPPGLEQKMNNVMESIVSCVASPSQYAALAALTGPQDYVRDAHAHYRANRDAASAVLKTKGIRFLSAQGAFYLWADVSHVSGGDVRSWTGRFLADSGVALAPGTAFGSIGEGWVRIALCGSQEELVEGLGRLPARPPRDEGQ, encoded by the coding sequence ATGCCGCAGCTTTCCGCGCACGTCCGCGACGTCCCCGTCAACCAGATCCGCGAGATCACCGAGGCAGCGTGGCGCACCCCGGAGGCGATTGTGCTGAGCATCGGCGAGCCGGGGTTCCCGCTCCCGAGGCATGTCCTGGAAGCCGGAATTGCGTGCCTGGAACGGGACGAGACTAACTACACTCCGAACGCCGGCATTCCGGCGCTGCGGGAAGCTTTTGCGGCTAGCTTCCGTGAGCATAAGGGGAGCGTGATCGGCGCGGACCGCATCTACGTGGTGGACGGCGCCCAGCAGGGCCTGCACTTTGCCATGAGCCTGCTGCTCTCGCCCGGGGATGAAATCCTCATCCCCAATCCCGGCTACCCCACGTTCGCCATGACCAGCCGGCTCCTGAATGCTGTCCCCGTGGGCTATCCGCTCTACCCCGCGCAGGATTTCCAGCCCCGAATCCAGGATATCGAAGCGCTCATCACCGGCAGGACCCGCGTGCTCATGCTGAACTCGCCGTCCAACCCGCTGGGCGCAGTCCTCGGCGAGGACCTTACCCGGGACCTTGTGGAGCTCGCCCGCAGGCATGACCTTTGGATCATTTCCGACGAATGCTATGAGTCCTTCACCTACGATGTTCCCCACGTCAGCCCTGCCCGGTTCGACAGCGATCTTCCCGGCGAGGCCCGGGTATTCACCTCGCTGACCCTCTCCAAGACGTACGGCCTCACCGGCCTCAGGATCGGCGCCCTGGTCTGCCCGCCGGGGCTGGAGCAGAAGATGAACAACGTGATGGAGTCGATCGTGTCCTGCGTTGCCTCGCCGTCGCAGTACGCCGCGCTCGCGGCGCTGACCGGGCCGCAGGACTATGTGCGGGATGCGCATGCCCACTACCGTGCCAACCGGGACGCTGCCTCCGCGGTCCTGAAAACCAAGGGAATCCGATTCCTGAGCGCACAAGGTGCCTTTTATCTCTGGGCCGATGTATCCCATGTGAGCGGCGGCGATGTCCGTAGCTGGACCGGCCGGTTCCTAGCGGACTCAGGAGTGGCTCTGGCGCCGGGAACCGCCTTCGGCTCCATCGGCGAAGGCTGGGTGCGGATCGCGCTCTGCGGCAGCCAGGAGGAACTCGTCGAAGGCTTGGGCCGCCTGCCGGCGCGTCCGCCAAGGGACGAGGGCCAATAG
- a CDS encoding nucleoside deaminase, whose amino-acid sequence MTQASDQHDATRYLERAVKLAVRNVADGGGPFGALVVTADGRVHEGINRVTRDNDPTAHAEVVAIRAAAAATANFDLHGAVLYTSCEPCPLCLASALWARIDRVYFAADRHGAAAAGFDDAVFYDYFNGTRPDLLPVAQTEVPTADLPFEAWRSNAKRTNY is encoded by the coding sequence ATGACCCAGGCGAGCGATCAACATGACGCAACGCGGTACCTTGAACGCGCCGTGAAGCTGGCTGTCCGGAACGTAGCCGACGGCGGCGGACCTTTCGGCGCGCTGGTGGTGACCGCGGACGGGCGTGTCCATGAAGGCATCAACCGCGTCACCAGGGACAACGATCCAACGGCCCATGCCGAGGTGGTTGCCATCCGGGCGGCAGCCGCCGCCACCGCAAATTTCGATCTTCACGGTGCCGTGCTCTACACCAGCTGTGAGCCCTGCCCGCTGTGCCTGGCGTCGGCGCTCTGGGCAAGGATCGACCGCGTATATTTTGCCGCCGACCGCCATGGTGCCGCCGCGGCAGGCTTTGACGATGCCGTGTTCTACGACTATTTCAACGGGACCCGGCCTGATCTGCTGCCGGTCGCGCAAACGGAGGTTCCGACGGCGGACCTTCCGTTCGAAGCGTGGCGGAGCAACGCGAAACGCACCAACTACTGA
- a CDS encoding ScyD/ScyE family protein encodes MYRKTTLLACLAVAAMLLPASPAAAADSPSTPETLAEGLVSPLRLALGADETVLVTQTFAGTLSRVKDDDDGHGQEPLTDLYTNPGWSVGGVETSGETAFFVESLGAGGGDPAALEGYLKSINARGEVRTVAELATLERSTNPDGFQHYGFGPDASAECLAQASAIENAPPAQYMGAIDSHPYATAVSGNTVYVADAGANSITEVNVATGAVSTLAVLPPRPATITADAAAALGIPGCVGFEYAFEPVPTDVEIGPDGWLYVSSLPGGPEDPSLGARGAIFRVNPWTGTTRLWAEDILSPTGLAVADNGDVYVASMFGGEIIKIDAGTGRQSQFLAENTPADVEISGETLYATVEALGDPTAPPAGRVIEVDIR; translated from the coding sequence ATGTACAGAAAGACCACCCTGCTTGCCTGCCTGGCCGTCGCGGCCATGCTTCTTCCGGCCAGCCCCGCAGCGGCCGCCGATAGTCCATCCACGCCGGAAACTTTAGCCGAAGGGCTTGTCTCCCCGCTGCGCCTGGCCCTCGGCGCCGACGAGACAGTCCTGGTCACCCAGACCTTCGCCGGCACCCTCAGCCGCGTTAAGGACGACGACGATGGCCACGGCCAAGAACCTTTGACGGACCTCTATACAAATCCGGGCTGGAGCGTTGGCGGTGTGGAAACGAGCGGAGAGACGGCGTTCTTCGTGGAGAGCCTTGGTGCCGGCGGAGGGGATCCAGCCGCACTGGAGGGCTACCTGAAGTCCATCAACGCCCGTGGTGAGGTCAGGACGGTTGCGGAGCTGGCGACCCTTGAGCGCAGCACCAACCCGGACGGATTCCAGCACTACGGCTTCGGACCGGACGCCAGTGCGGAATGCCTCGCGCAAGCTTCGGCTATTGAGAATGCGCCGCCCGCCCAGTACATGGGCGCCATCGACTCGCACCCCTATGCAACGGCAGTGTCAGGAAACACCGTGTACGTGGCCGATGCCGGAGCAAACTCCATCACCGAGGTCAACGTGGCCACGGGAGCGGTCTCCACTTTGGCGGTACTGCCGCCCCGACCGGCAACCATTACCGCCGACGCCGCGGCTGCCCTCGGGATCCCGGGCTGCGTGGGCTTTGAATACGCCTTCGAACCAGTTCCAACCGACGTAGAGATCGGGCCTGACGGCTGGCTCTACGTGTCGTCCCTGCCGGGTGGTCCGGAAGATCCTTCCCTGGGTGCCCGCGGAGCGATCTTTAGGGTCAATCCGTGGACCGGAACCACGCGCCTGTGGGCAGAGGACATCCTTAGCCCCACGGGCCTTGCCGTCGCCGACAACGGTGACGTTTACGTGGCATCCATGTTCGGCGGGGAGATCATAAAAATCGATGCCGGGACCGGCAGGCAGTCGCAGTTCCTGGCAGAGAATACCCCGGCTGATGTTGAGATCAGCGGCGAGACTCTGTACGCCACCGTCGAGGCCCTCGGCGATCCGACGGCTCCGCCGGCAGGCCGGGTCATCGAGGTCGATATCAGGTAG